A genomic stretch from Colwellia sp. Arc7-635 includes:
- a CDS encoding DUF6559 family protein, translating to MFNRFSVKRYIKKLRPLLEKQYGQRNTYSASQVRTTVFKKNFDTKYLPLAYIMCLNKDDLRTVLNVEFPELCVTDFEQTIKNLIDSPEISQHFNTLLS from the coding sequence ATGTTCAATAGGTTTTCTGTCAAACGTTACATCAAAAAGTTACGTCCGTTATTAGAAAAACAATACGGACAACGCAATACCTATTCAGCAAGTCAAGTTAGAACAACGGTATTTAAGAAGAACTTCGATACTAAATACTTACCACTTGCCTATATTATGTGTCTTAATAAAGATGACCTTCGTACGGTATTGAACGTGGAATTCCCAGAGTTATGTGTGACAGATTTTGAACAAACTATAAAAAACTTAATTGATTCACCCGAAATATCACAGCACTTTAATACTTTACTCTCTTAA
- a CDS encoding two-component regulator propeller domain-containing protein: MFNKILIQFSIYITAFILALVFSSTLHSKETSIRFQHLTIEDGLPQNSVLAVFQDSTGFMWFGTEVGLARYDGYNLKVFKHNADNSNSLSHNYITKIVEDSQGNLWIGTRRGGLNYFNTKTEQFTHYRHQENNSNSLSHDFIYTIIKDNQENLWIGTVGGGLNYFNTKTEQFTHYRHQENDPTSLSHDNVLSIIAGHHDDLWIGTASGLNNFNVKNAQFTSYLYKPNDSNSLSHNAVFSVIEDSKGELWIGTRGGLNHFTPSNGRFTHYRHQENDPNSLSHDLVYSVIEDSQGNIWAGTGGGGLNYFNTKKQQFTQYLYQSNNPNSLSNNSIFRIVEDNQSNIWIGTVGGGLNYFNIKNESFTHYQNETNNLNSLSQNNVFSIVENDQGDLWLGIQAGGLNHFNSKNKQFTHYRHQEDNSNSLSSDIVSSVIEDRHGNIWIGTNKGVNRFNVKNKQFTHYRHQANNSNSLSNDNVMSMIEDSMGNLWFGTHKGINHFNTTNKQFSHYRHQNDDPHSLSNDSVLSMIEDSLGNFWFGTTKGLNHFNTKTEQFSHYRHRANDTTSLSNDTVLNILEDSLGNIWVGTFSGLNMLDTKLKKLKTYTKADGLPDNVIYSIEEDTLGYIWISTNQGLSRMDPKAETFKSYNVSDGLQSNEFNIGASFKSKTGELFFGGINGLNRFIPENSKDDIQPPKVVITNMLLLNKSVPIISTTFQATDNQATDDQKTVNQKTVNQKINNQTTEKNTGFSLAQTIHETKSITLSHRDNIITFEFSALHFRNTKKNKFAYKLVGWDKDWVNTDYKNRRATYTNLPHGEYTFRVKASNSDGYWNEEGASLQITVLPPPWQTWWAYTLYSLILLSIIFVYIRSQQHKLIFERQLNAQLESKVAERTKEKQHLIENISHELKTPLTLIFNALETVSKSELSVENNKKISNIKHNGQRLFHIVEQLLSLANNEQSTEQKSIVALTHICQQVINNFSALASRRALTFTLDSKTNAELIIDTQVLETILNNLVSNAIKYADSSSEIKITCQVENHFCMINVTNIGANIPKEYEGAIFEKFYRLAHHLKTEGQGIGLSSCKDLVESSQGTLTLDNSQPNVVQFIVSLPMALIFNIDQTLIENEITANSQTKALPNQSNKKLLIVEDNLEINQFLTQLLASDYDVLNVYNGKEAAENIDEFQPDLILSDVMMPQMNGFELCQFIRQSDKSYNKSPIILLTAKSDMLSQKQGLQAGATDYLSKPFSGEILKLKIANLLDSSSISRSHITASASNHLQIELSEDDTRNRFIERIRALLKIHFPDSEFNVKKLSELMAMDERTLRRKSELYLSQKPKDIIREYRLQCAYEMLKSDKSISNVSIFCGFSTLAHFSKCFKDKYQETPKQAQRKLIIANED; encoded by the coding sequence TTGTTTAATAAAATATTAATACAGTTTTCCATTTATATTACCGCCTTTATTTTAGCCCTAGTATTTTCTTCAACCTTACATTCAAAAGAAACCTCTATTCGCTTTCAGCACCTTACTATTGAAGACGGTTTACCACAAAATAGTGTGCTTGCTGTATTTCAAGATAGCACTGGCTTTATGTGGTTTGGTACAGAAGTTGGATTAGCTAGATATGATGGCTACAACCTGAAAGTTTTTAAACACAACGCAGATAATAGCAATTCACTCTCTCATAATTACATTACAAAAATTGTAGAAGATAGCCAAGGTAACCTTTGGATTGGAACTCGCAGGGGAGGACTTAATTATTTTAATACCAAAACTGAACAGTTTACTCACTACCGTCATCAAGAAAACAATAGCAATAGCTTAAGCCATGACTTTATTTATACCATTATAAAAGATAACCAAGAAAACCTTTGGATTGGTACCGTAGGTGGCGGTCTTAATTATTTTAATACCAAAACTGAACAGTTTACCCATTATCGTCATCAGGAAAATGATCCAACAAGTTTAAGTCACGATAATGTCTTGAGTATTATTGCAGGTCATCACGATGATCTTTGGATTGGCACCGCGAGTGGTCTTAATAACTTTAATGTAAAAAATGCACAATTTACCTCTTACCTCTATAAACCCAACGACTCAAATAGTTTAAGTCACAATGCTGTTTTCAGTGTGATAGAAGATTCTAAGGGTGAACTGTGGATTGGAACTCGAGGTGGACTTAACCATTTTACTCCCTCAAATGGACGGTTTACCCATTATCGCCATCAAGAAAATGACCCTAATAGTTTGAGTCATGACTTGGTTTATAGTGTTATTGAAGATAGCCAAGGTAATATTTGGGCTGGTACTGGTGGTGGAGGGCTGAATTACTTCAATACAAAAAAACAACAGTTTACTCAGTATCTTTATCAGAGTAATAACCCTAATAGTTTAAGTAATAACAGTATATTTAGAATTGTGGAAGATAACCAAAGTAATATTTGGATTGGCACCGTGGGGGGAGGGCTCAATTATTTTAATATAAAAAATGAATCCTTTACTCATTACCAAAACGAAACTAATAACTTAAATAGTTTAAGTCAAAACAATGTTTTTAGTATTGTAGAAAATGACCAAGGTGATCTTTGGCTTGGAATACAGGCTGGTGGCCTCAATCATTTTAATTCAAAAAATAAGCAGTTTACTCATTACCGTCATCAGGAAGATAATTCGAATAGCTTAAGTAGTGACATTGTCTCCAGCGTCATAGAAGACAGGCATGGCAATATTTGGATTGGAACGAATAAAGGCGTTAATCGATTTAATGTAAAAAATAAACAATTTACCCATTACCGTCATCAGGCCAATAACTCGAATAGTCTAAGTAATGACAATGTCATGAGCATGATAGAAGACAGTATGGGTAACCTTTGGTTTGGAACCCATAAAGGCATCAATCATTTTAACACCACAAACAAACAGTTTAGCCACTACCGTCATCAGAATGATGACCCGCATAGTTTAAGTAATGACTCTGTCCTGAGTATGATCGAAGACAGCCTAGGTAACTTTTGGTTTGGCACCACTAAAGGCCTCAATCATTTTAATACAAAAACTGAACAGTTCAGCCACTACCGTCATCGAGCGAATGACACGACTAGTTTAAGTAATGATACCGTGTTAAATATTTTAGAAGATAGCCTCGGCAATATTTGGGTAGGCACGTTTAGTGGTTTAAATATGCTTGATACAAAGTTAAAAAAACTCAAAACCTACACTAAAGCAGATGGTTTACCTGACAATGTTATTTATAGTATTGAAGAAGATACTCTCGGATATATATGGATAAGCACCAATCAAGGGCTTTCACGTATGGACCCTAAAGCTGAAACATTTAAAAGTTATAATGTAAGTGACGGCCTGCAAAGCAACGAGTTTAACATTGGCGCATCTTTTAAAAGTAAAACAGGCGAATTGTTTTTTGGTGGAATAAATGGCCTAAATCGATTTATCCCTGAAAATAGCAAAGACGATATACAGCCGCCCAAAGTCGTCATCACTAATATGTTACTACTGAATAAATCAGTGCCTATTATCTCAACCACTTTCCAAGCAACAGATAACCAAGCAACAGATGACCAGAAAACAGTTAACCAGAAAACAGTTAACCAAAAAATAAATAATCAAACAACTGAAAAAAATACTGGTTTTAGCTTAGCCCAAACGATACATGAGACTAAATCTATAACATTGAGCCACCGAGATAATATCATTACCTTTGAATTCTCAGCTCTACACTTTAGAAACACTAAAAAGAATAAGTTTGCCTATAAGTTAGTGGGTTGGGATAAAGATTGGGTGAATACGGATTATAAAAACCGTAGAGCGACTTATACAAACTTACCTCATGGCGAATATACCTTTAGAGTGAAAGCGAGTAATTCGGACGGTTATTGGAACGAAGAAGGAGCCTCCCTGCAAATAACCGTATTACCGCCACCATGGCAAACATGGTGGGCATATACATTATATAGTTTAATTTTACTGAGTATTATTTTTGTCTATATACGTTCGCAACAACATAAGTTGATTTTTGAACGACAACTCAATGCGCAATTAGAAAGTAAAGTTGCAGAACGCACTAAAGAAAAGCAACATTTGATTGAAAATATATCACATGAACTGAAAACGCCATTAACACTGATTTTTAACGCGTTAGAAACCGTGTCAAAGTCAGAGTTAAGCGTCGAGAACAATAAAAAAATAAGCAATATTAAACACAATGGCCAACGTTTATTTCATATTGTTGAGCAGTTGTTATCACTTGCTAATAACGAACAATCAACGGAACAAAAATCAATCGTTGCGCTGACTCATATTTGTCAACAAGTCATTAATAACTTTTCTGCACTTGCTTCGAGAAGAGCACTAACTTTTACGCTTGATTCTAAAACAAATGCAGAGCTGATTATTGATACTCAAGTATTAGAAACAATCCTTAACAACCTCGTTTCCAATGCAATTAAATATGCCGACAGTTCAAGTGAAATTAAAATCACCTGCCAGGTGGAAAATCATTTTTGTATGATTAACGTCACGAATATAGGCGCTAATATCCCTAAAGAATACGAAGGCGCTATTTTTGAAAAATTTTATCGCCTAGCACATCACCTTAAAACAGAAGGGCAAGGAATAGGGCTTTCATCTTGTAAGGATCTCGTTGAGTCATCTCAAGGGACATTAACGTTGGATAACAGTCAGCCCAATGTGGTTCAGTTTATTGTTTCACTGCCTATGGCTCTCATTTTCAATATTGACCAAACATTAATTGAAAATGAAATAACAGCAAACTCACAAACAAAGGCACTTCCAAACCAGAGCAATAAAAAGCTACTTATTGTCGAAGACAATCTAGAAATAAACCAATTTCTTACGCAGTTACTAGCATCAGATTATGATGTGCTAAACGTATACAATGGCAAAGAGGCCGCTGAAAATATTGATGAATTTCAGCCAGATTTAATTTTATCCGATGTTATGATGCCACAGATGAATGGCTTCGAGTTATGCCAATTCATCAGACAAAGTGATAAATCTTATAATAAAAGCCCGATCATCTTACTCACGGCTAAAAGTGATATGTTAAGCCAAAAACAAGGGTTGCAGGCGGGAGCTACTGACTATTTAAGTAAGCCTTTTAGCGGAGAAATATTAAAATTAAAAATAGCTAATTTATTAGATTCATCAAGTATTTCAAGAAGTCATATCACGGCATCTGCATCTAATCATTTACAAATAGAGTTGTCAGAAGATGATACTCGCAATCGCTTTATTGAGCGGATACGAGCTTTGCTAAAAATACACTTTCCCGACTCTGAATTCAATGTCAAAAAACTTTCAGAATTAATGGCGATGGATGAAAGAACATTGAGACGAAAATCAGAACTCTATTTATCACAAAAGCCTAAAGACATTATCCGAGAATACCGATTACAGTGTGCTTATGAGATGCTGAAGTCCGATAAAAGCATTTCGAATGTTTCAATATTTTGTGGTTTTTCAACCTTGGCACATTTTTCAAAATGCTTTAAAGATAAGTACCAAGAAACGCCCAAACAGGCTCAACGAAAACTCATTATTGCAAATGAGGATTAA
- a CDS encoding WYL domain-containing protein, whose amino-acid sequence MLSFQRRLDLLDHIPRYPNKITTRQLLDLLEANGHESLIIRKVQRDLEAIESMGMFGLEVDKRSKPYGWSINLNWKKLNISLMDANSALAFSTLKEVAGTLLPESTLDDLSPYFAKAEVIINNEKSPLISHWKNSVALINSNNPVSLPLPDKEALSQIKKAIFHKKQMSADLKRFLLVDKNPIWKRYQHINPLGLIQREYVVTLICSIGSFHQKIYKFPIAFIKDVQIDDADVKVPKHFNFEQTKNSYFRSNVSHKEISLSLLARKDSYFVMSNGKFNGNQVTIETENSELVKISATVEDNPKLRAFLRGLGSSIEVLEPSSLRTYFKELAQELLTKYQ is encoded by the coding sequence TTGTTATCATTTCAGAGACGGTTAGATTTACTCGATCATATTCCTCGCTATCCAAATAAAATAACCACACGACAGTTACTTGATTTACTTGAAGCTAATGGTCATGAGAGTTTAATCATTCGAAAGGTTCAACGAGATCTTGAAGCAATTGAGTCGATGGGGATGTTTGGTCTAGAAGTTGATAAACGTTCAAAACCTTACGGTTGGTCCATAAATCTAAATTGGAAAAAGCTAAACATATCTTTAATGGATGCTAATTCTGCGCTGGCGTTTTCAACATTAAAAGAAGTCGCTGGTACTTTGCTACCAGAATCAACACTAGATGACCTTTCGCCTTATTTTGCTAAAGCAGAAGTTATTATTAACAATGAAAAGTCACCACTAATCTCTCACTGGAAGAACTCAGTTGCTTTAATTAATAGCAATAACCCGGTCTCATTACCTTTGCCAGATAAAGAGGCTTTATCCCAAATTAAAAAAGCAATATTCCATAAAAAACAAATGTCAGCAGATTTAAAGCGCTTTTTACTTGTTGATAAAAATCCTATCTGGAAGCGTTACCAGCATATAAACCCACTGGGTTTAATCCAGAGAGAATACGTTGTTACTTTGATTTGTAGCATCGGTAGTTTTCATCAAAAGATTTATAAGTTTCCCATTGCCTTTATTAAAGATGTCCAGATAGATGATGCGGATGTAAAAGTTCCTAAACATTTCAACTTTGAACAAACAAAAAATTCGTATTTCAGATCTAATGTTAGCCATAAAGAAATATCATTATCTTTATTAGCCCGTAAAGACAGTTATTTTGTGATGAGTAATGGGAAGTTCAATGGTAACCAAGTAACGATAGAAACTGAAAATTCGGAATTAGTAAAAATTAGTGCAACAGTTGAAGATAATCCGAAGCTACGGGCTTTTTTACGCGGTCTAGGTAGTTCAATAGAAGTGCTAGAACCTAGCTCTTTAAGGACATATTTTAAAGAACTGGCGCAAGAGTTATTAACTAAGTATCAATAG
- a CDS encoding cell division FtsZ family protein, which yields MKELLQSRPEILITVVGIGGCGCNTVNMLHEGNLGNSVNLLAVNTDLATLNYIDVENKILIGENLTNGYGAGADPAIGLKAAQESEEAIENALKDSDVVVITAGFGGGTGTGASPLVAKVARVLGISCIAIVTLPFESEGKMRMDYALQGLGDIKEPAQAFITLSNDLLLKGLGDSVGLFSAFKQSNDVLKNLVSSLVQMFTQTGFINVDKNDFSRILSY from the coding sequence ATGAAAGAGCTCCTTCAGTCACGTCCTGAAATATTAATAACGGTTGTAGGTATCGGTGGCTGTGGCTGTAATACCGTTAACATGTTACATGAAGGGAATTTAGGTAATAGTGTTAATTTACTTGCTGTGAATACTGATTTAGCAACGCTTAATTATATCGATGTTGAAAACAAAATTTTGATAGGTGAAAACTTAACAAACGGCTATGGAGCTGGTGCAGACCCAGCTATTGGACTAAAAGCAGCACAAGAAAGTGAAGAAGCAATAGAGAATGCGCTTAAAGATAGTGATGTTGTAGTTATCACCGCAGGTTTTGGCGGAGGAACAGGCACCGGAGCTAGCCCATTAGTTGCGAAGGTAGCACGTGTTCTAGGTATTAGCTGTATAGCCATTGTTACCCTACCATTTGAAAGTGAAGGTAAAATGCGTATGGATTACGCCTTACAGGGTTTAGGTGATATAAAAGAGCCTGCACAAGCTTTTATTACACTATCAAATGATCTATTACTCAAAGGACTTGGTGATAGCGTAGGCCTCTTCTCTGCCTTCAAACAAAGTAATGATGTATTGAAAAACTTAGTTTCATCTTTAGTTCAAATGTTCACACAAACTGGTTTCATTAACGTTGATAAAAATGACTTTTCTAGAATACTATCCTATTAG
- the fadR gene encoding fatty acid metabolism transcriptional regulator FadR has protein sequence MVIKAHSPAGFAEQYIVESIWNGGFPPGTILPAERELSELIGVTRTTLREVLQRLARDGWLTIKHGKPTKVNNFWETSSLNILETLAQLDQEGIPDLVDNLMSARTNISAIYVRGAIKNNPEKTIELLSAIEEVEDTGEAFAEFDYKLNKELVVASGNSIYLLILNGFRGLYSRLGSLYFAHPRGREITRLYYKNLIELAKADQFDESVYAVRKYGVDSGKLWIELKDEVLKELSE, from the coding sequence ATGGTTATAAAAGCGCACAGTCCAGCAGGATTTGCCGAGCAGTATATTGTTGAATCTATTTGGAATGGTGGATTTCCACCGGGTACTATATTACCCGCTGAACGAGAATTGTCAGAGCTTATAGGTGTCACGAGAACGACCTTAAGAGAGGTCCTGCAGCGATTAGCGCGCGATGGCTGGTTAACTATTAAACATGGAAAACCGACAAAAGTTAATAACTTTTGGGAAACGTCGAGTCTTAATATTCTTGAAACGTTAGCGCAGCTTGATCAGGAAGGTATTCCTGATTTAGTCGATAACTTAATGTCAGCTCGTACTAATATTAGTGCAATATATGTGCGTGGCGCGATTAAGAATAACCCTGAAAAAACAATTGAATTATTATCGGCAATTGAAGAGGTTGAGGATACTGGTGAAGCTTTTGCTGAGTTTGATTATAAACTCAATAAAGAGTTGGTTGTTGCTTCTGGAAACTCTATTTACTTGTTGATTTTAAACGGCTTTAGAGGGCTTTATTCTCGTTTAGGTAGCTTGTATTTTGCTCATCCACGCGGACGAGAAATAACACGTTTATATTACAAAAATCTGATTGAATTGGCTAAGGCTGATCAATTTGATGAATCAGTATATGCGGTGAGAAAATACGGTGTAGATTCAGGTAAATTATGGATTGAACTAAAAGACGAAGTGCTTAAAGAGCTTTCTGAATAA
- the sodB gene encoding superoxide dismutase [Fe]: MAIELPALPYAMDALAPHISQETLEFHYGKHHNTYVVKLNGLIKGTDFEGKSLEDIVKSSSAGVFNNAAQIWNHTFYWNSLSPNGGGEPTGALADAIIASFGSFAEFKAKFTDSAINNFGSSWTWLVKNADGSLAIVNTSNAATPLTDESVTPLITVDLWEHAYYIDYRNLRPSYMEGFWALANWDFASANFA, encoded by the coding sequence ATGGCTATCGAATTACCCGCACTACCATATGCAATGGATGCATTAGCACCACATATTTCACAAGAAACATTAGAGTTTCACTATGGTAAGCATCACAACACTTACGTTGTAAAATTAAACGGTCTTATTAAAGGTACTGATTTTGAAGGTAAATCTTTAGAAGATATCGTTAAATCATCTTCTGCTGGTGTTTTCAATAATGCAGCACAAATCTGGAACCACACATTTTACTGGAACAGCTTAAGCCCTAACGGCGGCGGCGAACCAACAGGCGCATTAGCTGACGCTATCATTGCAAGCTTTGGTTCATTTGCAGAATTTAAAGCAAAGTTCACTGACAGCGCTATCAATAACTTTGGTTCTAGCTGGACTTGGTTAGTGAAAAATGCTGACGGTAGCCTTGCTATTGTTAATACATCAAATGCTGCTACTCCACTTACAGATGAAAGTGTTACACCACTTATCACTGTAGATTTATGGGAACATGCATATTACATTGATTACCGTAACCTTCGTCCAAGCTACATGGAAGGTTTCTGGGCACTTGCTAACTGGGATTTTGCCTCAGCAAACTTTGCTTAA
- a CDS encoding Grx4 family monothiol glutaredoxin, which translates to METIERIKEQISENTILLYMKGSPKLPSCGFSSQASQALMSCGEKFAYVDILQNPDIRAELPKYADWPTFPQLWIDGELVGGCDIIMEMYQQGELQTLITETAAKYSSAESSE; encoded by the coding sequence ATGGAAACAATCGAACGTATTAAAGAACAAATCAGTGAAAATACTATTCTCCTTTACATGAAGGGTTCACCAAAGTTACCAAGTTGTGGTTTTTCGTCACAAGCTTCTCAAGCGTTAATGTCGTGTGGTGAAAAGTTTGCTTATGTCGATATTTTACAAAACCCTGATATTCGTGCTGAATTACCAAAATATGCTGATTGGCCAACATTCCCGCAACTTTGGATTGATGGCGAACTTGTTGGTGGCTGTGACATCATTATGGAAATGTATCAACAGGGTGAATTACAAACCTTGATCACTGAAACTGCAGCTAAATATAGTTCAGCAGAAAGTTCAGAGTAA
- a CDS encoding peroxiredoxin C has translation MSVLVGRSAPDFTAAAVLGSGEIVDSFNLAEAIKGKKAVVFFYPLDFTFVCPSELLAFDHRMEEFKSRGVEVIGVSIDSQFSHNAWRNTAVNDGGIGPVQYTLVADVKHEICKAYDVEHPEAGVAFRASFLIDEEGNVRHQVVNDLPLGRNVDEMIRMVDALQFHEDHGEVCPAGWNKGDKGMTATTEGVAAYLTDNADKL, from the coding sequence ATGAGTGTATTAGTAGGTCGTTCAGCACCAGACTTTACAGCAGCAGCCGTTTTAGGTTCAGGCGAAATCGTTGATAGCTTTAACCTAGCAGAAGCTATTAAAGGTAAAAAAGCCGTAGTATTTTTCTACCCGCTTGATTTTACTTTTGTTTGTCCTTCTGAATTATTAGCTTTTGATCACCGTATGGAAGAGTTCAAAAGCCGTGGTGTTGAAGTTATTGGTGTTTCTATCGATTCACAATTTTCTCATAACGCATGGCGTAACACAGCAGTAAACGATGGTGGTATTGGTCCAGTTCAATATACGCTAGTTGCTGATGTTAAACATGAAATTTGTAAAGCATATGACGTTGAGCATCCAGAAGCTGGCGTTGCATTCCGTGCTTCATTCCTAATCGATGAAGAAGGCAATGTTCGTCATCAAGTAGTTAACGATTTACCACTTGGTCGTAACGTTGATGAAATGATCCGTATGGTTGATGCTTTACAATTCCACGAAGATCACGGTGAAGTATGTCCTGCTGGCTGGAACAAAGGCGATAAAGGCATGACAGCAACTACCGAAGGTGTTGCAGCTTACCTTACTGACAACGCAGATAAGCTTTAA
- the rnt gene encoding ribonuclease T: MSENTTAANANTDKPLLSQRFRGYFPVVIDVETAGFNAKTDALLEIAATTLKLDENSGQFSLDETIHFNVDPFEGANLEPAALEFTGIDPTNPLRGAVDEKKAITEIFKLVRKKMKAAGCQRAIIVAHNAAFDLGFVNAVTERCLIKRSPFHPFVSFDTTTLSGLALGQTVLAKACAAAQIDFNNSEAHSALYDTEKTAELFCFIVNKWQQLGGWPLAAIAEEAELDSDSNSITSAN, translated from the coding sequence ATGTCTGAAAATACAACTGCGGCTAATGCCAATACAGATAAACCATTACTTTCTCAACGCTTTCGAGGCTATTTCCCTGTTGTTATTGATGTTGAAACAGCGGGTTTTAATGCCAAAACAGATGCGTTATTAGAAATTGCCGCCACAACACTAAAATTAGATGAAAACAGTGGCCAGTTCAGTTTAGACGAAACTATACATTTTAATGTTGATCCCTTCGAAGGTGCTAATTTAGAGCCCGCGGCACTAGAATTTACAGGTATTGACCCAACAAACCCGTTACGTGGTGCTGTTGATGAAAAGAAAGCGATTACTGAAATATTCAAACTTGTTCGTAAAAAAATGAAAGCGGCGGGTTGTCAACGCGCAATCATAGTGGCTCACAATGCAGCTTTTGATTTAGGCTTTGTTAATGCGGTCACAGAACGCTGTTTAATTAAACGTTCACCTTTTCATCCCTTTGTTAGTTTCGACACCACAACATTATCGGGCTTAGCACTAGGCCAAACGGTATTAGCAAAAGCTTGCGCTGCGGCTCAAATCGACTTTAATAACAGCGAAGCACATTCTGCATTATACGATACAGAAAAAACCGCTGAGCTCTTTTGTTTTATTGTCAATAAATGGCAACAATTAGGTGGTTGGCCTCTAGCGGCTATTGCAGAAGAAGCTGAGCTGGATTCTGATTCTAACTCTATAACATCTGCTAATTAA
- a CDS encoding OmpA family protein, giving the protein MKKLITLLTLSLYMFQADAGIRQYRADIQNSNWQLTDDSRLQCTLSHQIPRYGEAKFYSSASRNMNMEFELEMMRLPDSYSLAEVRSEAPNWRPGVGGRILADMKLHKQFSPGLPKKIAWNMLNELDQGMSPTFYYNDWYSDNEKITVGLSTARFQKAYQAFVGCVGNLLNFSFEDISYTVLNYQFGSDKLTKASQKRMNMIVEYLSLDPNLELVLIDGYSDSYGGRNTNLKMSQRRANNVRDLIVSSGIDANRIEANGYGEKRHVASNETIIGRSKNRRVVIRMEQP; this is encoded by the coding sequence ATGAAAAAACTTATTACGTTATTAACCTTATCACTGTATATGTTCCAAGCTGATGCTGGGATCAGGCAGTATCGTGCCGATATTCAAAACTCTAATTGGCAATTAACTGATGATTCTCGCTTGCAGTGCACGCTATCACATCAAATTCCGCGTTATGGCGAAGCTAAATTCTATAGCTCAGCAAGCCGAAATATGAATATGGAATTCGAATTAGAAATGATGCGACTGCCTGATAGCTATTCGTTAGCCGAGGTGCGTTCTGAAGCACCAAATTGGCGACCAGGTGTTGGTGGGCGAATACTTGCGGATATGAAATTACATAAACAGTTTTCACCTGGTTTACCGAAGAAAATTGCTTGGAATATGCTGAACGAACTTGATCAAGGCATGAGCCCAACCTTTTATTATAATGACTGGTATAGCGACAATGAAAAAATAACCGTTGGCTTATCGACTGCACGTTTTCAAAAAGCTTATCAAGCCTTTGTTGGCTGTGTCGGTAATTTACTTAACTTCAGCTTTGAAGATATTTCGTACACTGTACTTAACTATCAGTTTGGCTCAGATAAGTTAACTAAAGCATCACAAAAGCGTATGAATATGATTGTGGAGTATTTGTCACTTGATCCTAATTTAGAATTGGTATTGATTGACGGTTACTCAGACAGTTACGGTGGTCGAAATACCAACTTGAAAATGTCGCAACGTCGAGCAAACAATGTTCGAGATCTTATTGTTAGCAGCGGTATTGATGCCAATCGAATTGAAGCAAATGGCTATGGTGAGAAACGTCACGTAGCGTCTAATGAAACGATTATTGGTCGTAGCAAAAACCGTCGTGTTGTCATACGCATGGAACAACCTTAA